A window of Companilactobacillus allii genomic DNA:
AATAGAAAGTTGGTCTTGAAATTGAGTAAAAAGGTCAGAACATTCACACGTAGATATATTATTAAAAATGAAATCTTTAGTGCCATAACTCATGGAATTGGTATTATCCTAGCAGTTATTGGATCAGTTTTTTTATTAATTAAGGGATTCAATAACGGTGATCCCTTAGAAATAACAGCATACTTCATTTATGCTTTCACTTTATTTTTCCTGTACTTAAGCTCGACGTTATTTCATAGTTTATATTTCACCAAGGCTAAGCACGTTTTCCAAATATTTGACCACAGTTCAATCTTTTTGATGATTGCTGGTACATATACCCCATTTTGTTTAATCGCACTCAGAGGGTCAGCATTTGGCATCATTATCTTATCAGTCATCTGGGTCCTAGCAATATTTGGAATACTTTGGAAAATATTCAATGTCGGTCGATTTAAGTTCTTTGAAACACTCTTATACATACTGATGGGTTGGGCAATTATTGTTGCCATGAAACCACTTTATGAAGCTATTGGAACAACTGGTATTTGGTTATTAGTTGCTGGTGGACTTGCATTCACAATTGGAGCATGTATTTACTTATTAAAGAATCTTAAATACGTCCACGTTATTTTTCATGTTTTTGTCATGATCGGCACAGCACTAATGTATTTCTCAGTATATTTTTACGTTAATTAATTTTCTTTTGATAAGTTTTGAAGGTGTATGGATAGATATTTTTATCGTCCATGACACCTTCTTTTTTTTCAACCAAAACAAATTTATCATAATCAATCCTTGGCATAACTGTATCCCCACCGAATTCGTGATCAATTCTAGTTAAATATAATCGATCCACATCATCTTTAAAAATTTCAAATATCGAACTACCACCAATGACCATGACTTCTTCATCAGGTTTTACATATTCACTTAATTGTGACTTATCAGTTATGAGTACTACTGAATTAGGTACCTTATAATTTTCATTTCTAGATAGGACAATATTCAGCCTATTTAAAAGTGGTCCATTTGGAAAACTTTCATAGGTTTTACGCCCCATTACTATGGGATGTCCCGTCGTGATATTTTTGAATCTCAACATATCATTAGGAAGACTCCATGGCAATTTGCCATCTTTTCCAATAATATGATTTTTATCTTCTGCCCAAACAAAACTAATCTTCATTTAATCAACTCCTAAACAGCCACTGGCGCTTTAATTGCTGGTTCTGGATCATATCCTGTAACTTTAATATCTTTCGTATCAAGATCAAACATACTTTTATCAGAGTTTATTTCTAATTGTGGACCTTCATGTACATCCCTTGAAAGTTGAGTCTTAACTTGATCAATATGATTGAGATAAATATGTGCGTCCCCTAAAGTATGTACAAAATCGCCAACTTCTAATCCAGTTTCTCTAGCGACCAAGTGAGTTAATAGCGCATAACTAGCAATGTTGAATGGTACACCTAAAAACAGATCACCACTTCTTTGATACAACTGACATGATAATTTACCGTCATTAACATAAAACTGGAACATTGTATGACAAGGAGGAAGTGCCATCGTTGGTACATCCTCTGGATTCCATGCACTTACGATCATACGTCTGGAATCGGGAGTAGTTTTTATTTGTTCAATAACATTTTCTATTTGATCAATGAAACCACCATCTCGTTTTTGCCAATGACGCCACTGTGAACCATAAACTAAACCAAGGTCACCATATTTGTCAGCAAAATCTTCATTTTCAAGAATATTCTTGTCAAAAGCTGACTTTTGAATTTTATACTCTTTAGCAAATTCTTCATCGACCAGACTTCTTCTTCCAAAATCTGTCATATCTGGTCCTGAATAATCAGTACTTTCGATATATTTTTTAAATGCCCATTCATCCCAAATATGGTTTTTGTGTTCCAACAAATAACGAATATTGGTATCTCCGTGTAAAAACCAAAGTAACTCGCTCTTAATCAAACCAAAGGGAACTTTCTTTGTAGTAAGGAGTGGAAATGATTTTGACAAATCAAATCTCATTTGATAGCCAAAAGTACTTATTGTACCAGTACCAGTACGGTCACTTTTTTTATGTCCATTATTTAACACATAATTCAATAAATCCAAATATTGTTGTTCATTAGTATTTGCCATATTCTTCTCCTAAAAATAAATTATTCAAACGATCCGAGATATTCCCAGCGCTCCATCATTTTATCAGCTTCAGCGTTTTTTTCATCCAATTGACGTTGAAAATCCATTAAATCTTGATATCCATTTGCATCATCAGCCAATTGATCGTTCAGTTTAGAAATTTCATCATCTAATTTTTCGATTTTAGGTTCCAATTTATCAAACTCTATTTTTTCAGCATACGTCAACTTTGTCTTTTCTTCTGGCTTTTTAGACTTAGTTACTGCTTGCTTCTTTTCTTTTTCTTCATGATGTTTAGCTTGTTGTTTTTCATTCATCTTTTGAAGATAACCAGAATAAGAATCATAACTCTCTTTAATTTGACCATTACCTGTAAAAATCAATAATTTGTCAGCGATTTTATCCAAGAAATATCTATCATGCGATACGGCCAAAACTGTACCCCTAAAGCTCTCTAAGTAATTCTCCAAAATCGTCAAAGTTTCAATATCCAAATTATTAGTTGGCTCATCAAGCAATAAAACGTTAGGTTGATTCATCAAAATTGATAACAAATATAAACGTCTCTTCTCACCACCAGATAGTTCACGAATAAAGGCACTTTGCATTTGATGATCAAATTTAAAAGTATCCAATAGTTGTGAAGCTGACATGCGTTCACCGTCAGTATTTCTGACGTTTTGGCCGATGCCTTCAAGATACATAATTACACGCTTATCAGGATCCATATCTTCAGTGTATTGAGTATAGTAACCTATTTTAACTGTTTGGCCAGTTTTAATGTTTCCTGAATCCAGTGGGATTTTCCCAGTTATCGTATTTAAAAATGTTGTTTTACCTGATCCATTAGCACCGGTAACACCTATTCTGTCACCCTTTGTTATTAGATAACTAAAATCATCAATAATTTTCTTGTTATCAAATTGCAAACTTGCATCTTTAATATCAAAAACATCATTTCCTAATCTTTGTTGTGCAATATCAATAGACATATCTTGTTGAACATCAGGTTTATCATTAAGATCCTCTTTTAGACCCTTGAACCTATCGATACGAGCTTGCTGTTTAGTTCCACGAGCTTTAACACCAGCACGCATCCAATCGAGTTCTTTTTTGTACATCTGTGTCTTATGATGTTGTTCAGATGCATATATCTCTTCATTATCAGATTTCTGTGATAGATACTTCTCATAATTACCGTCGTATTCAGTAACATTGCGATTTTCTAGTTCAAAAATCCTAGTTGCAACAGTATTCAAGAAGTAACGATCATGGGTAACAAATAATACTGAACCTTTGTACTTATTCAAATATCCTTCTAACCAATCAATTGCTTCATAATCCAAATGGTTAGTAGGTTCATCAAGAATTAATAAATCTGAATCAGAAATCAAAGTTTGTGCCAAGGCGACACGTCTTTGTTGACCACCGGATAAATCTGCAACTTTTTTGTTTAATTCAGTGATCCCTAATTTATTAAGAATGGATTTAACATCTGACTCCATTTGCCAAGCTTCAGCTGCATTCATTTGCTCCTGAAGTTTAAAAAAGTCATTTTGAATATTAGTATCTGTAGAATTGTTATTAAAATTCTCCAATGCACGTTCATATTTTCTAATTAATTGAAACTTCTCCCCACTACCAGCAAAGACAGAATCAATTACTGATAAATTTTCATCTAATTCTGGTTGCTGTGTTAAATAAGTTATCTTATAGTTCTTAGGCTTTTCTAAGCCAATAGAATTCAAATCTTCCGGATGTATTATTCCATCTAAGAGAGTTGTTTTACCAGCACCATTAAGTCCAAGAAGGCCAATACGGTCTCCTTCTCCAATAGTAAAGGTAACGTTTTTAAAAAGTGTTCTTTCACCAAATGATTTGTATGCATTTGTGATATTTAATGTTTTCAAATAATTTCACCACGTATTTCAGATTTGTCACATATAGTTATATATTATATCAAATGGCAACAAAAAACCGCTATCCAGAAAAGATAGCGATTCTTTATGTTTCTATAAATCTTTATTGTAGATATCAAAAACAGTATGATCTCTGTCAATTGAAATGTATAAATTACCAGTTTTGCTTGAGATTGTTGAAGTTTGATATACATTATCTAACCCTTCAGCATCCTTTTGCTTGAATGGGAAGAAGATCTGCATTGGTTCCTTATCCTCATCATCTTCAAAAACAAGATCACATTTTTCAATATCTTGATACTTAATTACACGGTTAAACATTCCGTCTGCCATGGCAGCTGTCGAAACATCTGTATCTTTAATGTAGTCGGCTTCGGGTAAAATTTCAATTCTGAATCTCTTGCATGGGTGAATCTCTTGCATACGTCCACCAGCAATACGTCCATAACTTGTAGTTACACGCGAAATCCATACGTCACTCATCTCACCGTGGTTCACTGTCCAAGTATCATCATTTCTAAAGTAGAATTTTAATTCTTTGAAAACATGTTTTGTCATATTACCACCCTTTCGAATACTTCATTACTTTATAAACCAATGATACCACAGCAAACTCATTTGCTTAACAAATATTCCCTCAATTTATCAAAATTGTTGTAAACGTTTCCTTCCACGACCTTATGCTCTAAATCGGACATGTACTTTCCGATTTCTGGACCCGGTTTAATGCCTAATATTTTGATGACATCATTACCAGTAATTGCCAGATCATGACTAGATTCTATTGGAATATTTACTACTTTTTGAGTTAATGTATCGTCATCAAATTCAATTCTAAATAGTTGACACAAACTTTTAACTCGGTCGAAATTACTTACACCTAAACAATAAATATCCCAGATATCAAAATTACCAGATTTGAATTGTTTGAGCATTTTGTCCGTCGCAACACTAATTTCACGTGACTTATTAGAAACTTTCCAATCACGTAGCATTTTGTTGAATTGATTTGGTTCTAGATCCATGACATATCCAATAGCCGTCCAGGCTGATTGCTCATCAACAAATGACTTATCGTCTAATTTTAATAATTTTTCCAAATTGCTCTTTTGATCATTAAAAGATGGACAATATTCGAATAAATCAAGATTTAAAAAGTCTGAGAAGCCAATCTGCCAAGACTTACCTAGCATCAACTTTATAAATTCTTCCCGAATCCTCTCTATAGCTATCTTATTAAGTAAATGTGCATTATCTTTGATTGCTATCGCCGTTTCAGCTTCGACAGTAAATCCTAATTGTGACTGAAATCTAACAGCACGCATCATACGTAGCGCATCTTCATGGAATCTCTCTTCTGCCTTACCAACAGCTCTAATAACTCTTTTATTAAGATCGGCCAATCCATCGAATTTATCAATAACTCTACCATTGCGATCCACAGCCAAGGCATTAATAGTAAAATCTCGACGCTTAAGGTCATCTTCTAAGGAACGTACGAAAGTAACTGAATCAGGTCTTCTGAAATCCTGATAACCTGATTCAGTTCTAAAAGTTGTTATTTCATATGAGTCTTCTTCAAATAATACTGTGACAGTCCCATGCTGAATACCGGTATCAATCGTACGATTAAAGATGGTTTTTATTTCTTCTGGATATGCACTTGTAGCAATATCCACATCATGGATCGGCAAGCCCAAAATGTGATCGCGCACACTTCCCCCAACAAAATAAGCTTCAAATCCTGCTTTTTCTATTTCCTCCAAAACTGGCAATGCCTTTTTGAAATCGGAAGGAAGTTGTTTAATACGCATGTAATTACCTCACAAAATTAGATTTGGTCCATTAAATCCTGCATTTCAGAATTATCAGGGTCTTGTTTCAAATACAATGTTAAAGCTGCTTTCAATGCATCCTTGTCACCGCTACTACGTAGGATTTCGATAACATCAGTCAAATAGTCCAAGTTATCTTTATAATCGTCTAATACCAAAAGAATATTCTCTTGTGCCTTTTTAATATCATCTGTTTCAAAATATGATTTAGCAAGATTCCAAGTTAATTTAGGATTTCCGTTGATATCAACGTCACTCAATAAGTCCAAATTATTCTTGTATTGACCTTGTGTAACATAAAAATCACTTAATCTAATAATCAATGGCAGCGGTGTTTCTACTGTTTTGATTCCTTTTTGAATAATCTTTAGTGCTTCATCAGGTTGCTCAGACACCCCCGCATCAAAAGCTATTTGATAAAGTCTTTCGTCCAATTCATTTAAATTAAGACCAAGTTGAGCATATTTAAAGGCATCATCATTCTTTTTAATATTCAAATAATCATCAGCTAAAATGGAATATGCAGTTGGATAATCATGATTTATTTCTAGCAACTTCTCCAAAGTTTGGATGGATTTATTATAATCCTTAACTTGATTATACAAAAATCCCAACTGATATTGGGCATCTTCATTCAATTCAATGGCATTTAATTTTTCAAATTCAGAGATTGCCTCTTCATATTGTCCATCTCCGGCCAAAGAACTAGCCTTACGGAGCACAATGGAGATTCCGGAGTAATTGTCTATCCCTGCATCTAAAAGCATGTCATAGTACACCAGAGCCTTACTGAACAGGTTCTCATCAAAATACAACTCAGCAATCGCAAATTTAAAAACATCTTCCTCTGGAAAAGTCCTTATTCCCGTCAATAGCTTCTGTTCACTGACTTCATATAATCCCTGAGATTGATATATGTCAGCTGAAACCAACAAGTTCTCTGCATAGGCTGGTGAATCTGAATCAATCTGGGAAATATAATCTAGTGCTTTATCTGAATCACCATCAGATACTGCTATTTCTGCCAACCTAGATAAAACCTGTCCTTCATCAGGATAAAACTGTAATAAATGTTCATAGATTATTTTGGCCTGAACCGATAGGCCTCGACTCATCAATGTCTCAGCTAGAGAAAATTGTGTTTGGTCGTCGTCTTGTTGTAATGATTCGTTAATCAAAGTATCTACATTTGAGAAATCTCCATCATCAATTGTATTCATCACTTCATCTGCTTTAGTCAAATCCTTACCTCCGTGTTATTAAAAGTAATACTGTATCTAAATATTTATAATTTGCATAAAAAAAGACGGTCATCCGACCGCCCCCAAGGTTAAAACTATTTAACTGAGTCCTTCAATGCCTTACCTGGCTTGAATGCTGGAACCTTACTTGCTGGGATCTTAATTTCTTCACCAGTTTGTGGGTTACGACCCTTACGAGCTGCACGTTGACGTACTTCAAAGTTACCAAAGCCAATTAATTGTACTTTGTTTCCTTCTGACAAGTTTTCTTGGATTGATTCAAAAACAGCATCAACTGCTGAAGTTGCATCTTTCTTTGTCAAACCTGTTTTAGTTGCAACACTATCGATAAGTTCTGCTTTATTTGCCATACGTAATACCTCCGGAGATTTATATAGTTTTTAGAACACATGAACGACGACTGTGTTCATCATTCCAATAATCAAAATACCATAGCAATAGGGATGTGACAAGCTTTTACGCTCTAAATTACAATAAAAGATGAATTTTCACATTTTTTAATAAATATAATTATAAAAGCGTTCATTTTACCGTCATTTAGGCCTACTTACGCTTTCTTGGTAAAATCTTAATTGGTGTCCCTTCAAAGTCAAAAGTTTCTCTTAATTGATTCTTTAAAAATCTTTCATATGAGAAATGCAATAATTCATTATCATTTACAAAAACAACAAAAGTTGGTGGTTGAACCGCAACTTGTGTCATGTAGTAAATTCTCAAACGTTTACCATTTACAACTGGTGTTGGAGCAATTGAAGTGGCACGTAACAATAGGTCATTAAGAACAGCTGACTGAATACGACGCTCACGATTATCATATACTCTTGAAACTAATTCAGGTATTTTGTCTAATCTTTGTCCTTTAACGGCCGAAGTAAATAGAATTGGTGAATATGATAAATATTGAAATTCTGTTCTGATTTGGTTTTCAAAGTCTGTCATTGTATGAGTATCTTTTTTCAAAGTATCCCACTTATTAACGACAATGATTACACCTTTACCAGCATTATGTGCATATCCAGCAACACGTTTATCCTGCTCACGAATACCCTCTTCGGCATTTAATACAACACAAACAACGTCAGATTTATCAATTGCACTCAAAGCACGTAAAACTGAATACTTCTCAGTATTCTCGTAGACCTTACCACGTTTTCTAATACCAGCAGTATCAATCATTGTAAAGTCTTTATCTAATTTTTCATCATGATATTTGGTATCAATTGCATCACGAGTTGTACCTTCCATATTGGAAACAATAACACGCTCATCACCCAAAATCGCATTAACCAATGAGGATTTACCAACATTTGGACGACCTATGAAACTAAACTTAATCGAGTTATCTTCTTCGTGAGTATCTTCCACTGGGAATGCCTCAACGATTTCGTCAAGTAAATCACCAATACCAGTACCTTGAGCACCAGAAATTGGATTTGGGTCACCAAATCCCAATGAATAGAAGTCATAAATACTTTCTCTTTGTTCAGGGTTATCAGCTTTATTTACAGCTAAAATAACTGGTTTCTTCGTACGATAAAGTATCTTCGCAACATCTTCGTCTTCTTTAGTCACACTGTTTTGACCATTAACAATAAAGACAATAACATCTGCTTCATCAATAGCAATTTCTGCTTGATTCTTAATTTGAATGGTCAATGGTTCTCCACTCATATCGATACCACCAGTATCGATCAAACGAAATTCTTTACCTAACCATCCAGCTCGCGCATAAATACGATCACGCGTAACACCGGGTGTATCTTCAACAATACTCAATCGTTCATTAATAATTCTATTAAAAATAGTTGATTTACCTACATTTGGACGCCCAACCAAAGCTACTACTGGAATTGCCATAAATTTACCTCCCTACATATCTACTTATTCTCATTTATAATTTTTGTTATTTTATCAACAACTTGTTCAATATTCATATTTGACGAATCTACTTCAATAGCATCATTAGCCTTAACTAGAGGTGAAATTTCTCGGTGTGAATCCTTGTAGTCGCGCGCAGCAATTTCTTCTTTTAATTTCTCTAATGGTGTATTGATTCCACGTTCAATATTCTCCTTATAACGCCTTTTAGCACGTACCAAAACACTAGCTATTAGGAAAATTTTTACGTCAGCATCTGGAAGAACAGTTGTACCAATATCTCTACCGTCCATGACGATATTAATATTGTTTGCCATATTGCGTTGCATTTCAACCAATTCTTCGCGAACTTTCTTGATTGCTGAAACTTGAGAGACATTATTAGTTATCTCTTCTGTTCTGATTTCATCCGAAATATCTTCATCATCAAGCATGACGTGTTGTCCATCTTCCTTGTTAACAAAAGAAATTCTATGTGAATTCATTAACTTCAAAATGCTGGAACTATCACCATAATCTACATTATGATTTTTTGCAAGCAATGTAACCGAACGGTACATCGCACCAGTATCACAATAAACAAAATTCAACTTTTTTGCAATCAATTTTGCAATTGTACTCTTTCCAGCTGATGCTGGTCCATCAATAGCTATTTGCATAATATGCATTTCTCCTTTTGCTTAACAAAAGGGTCTAGGACATAATTGTCTAAGACCCTTTTTATTACACTATTTAACTCTTATTTGTGTTCCAGGAGTTAATGTTGAAACTCCACTATTTAAACTCTGCAATTGAGCAGTGGTCAAATTATTGTTATAGGCAATTCTAAACCAATTATCACCAGGCTTAACTGTGTAATACGATGCAGCTGTACTGCTACTATTATCATCGGTCGATGTAGTTGAAGTAGAATTACTGCCTGTACTACCAGTAGTTGTTCCAGTTGTGGATCCTGTACCAGTTGTTGAATCCGAAGTTGTGGATTGTGAGTTAGTTGTGTCAGCATCAGTAGAATTATCTGCAGTTGAATTATTCGACGAAGTATTATTACTACTTGTTGAATCTGAAGTTGTGGAACTAGCTTCTTTTGCTGCAGCAGCCTTTTTAGCGGCGGCTACAGAAGCAGCTTTCTTTTCTGCTGCGGCTTTTTGATCAGCTTTTTCCTTGGCTGCTTTTTTTTCTGCAGCTTTCTTCTCTGCTGCCTTTTTCTTGGCTGCGGCTTTTTTCTTTGCAGCAGCCTTATCCTTACTTTCAGATGACTTTTCAGTTTGTGCACTATCTAAGTCACTACTCCCGCTACTACCACGAACCGCTTGGATAATAACTGGCATAAACATAATCACAATCAAAGCAATTACTAATGTAGCCACTAATGTGTGATTACCACGTTGCTTTTCTTTACTTACTGCACGAGAAACATGACCTGATTCATCTTCATCAGAATCAAAACTCTTCTCCCAAGGCTTCTCTTCAGCTTCATCATCAGCCTGTTCTTCGTCAGCTTGATTTAATTCTGGTTCAGTATCTGGTTCAACTTGTGATTGTTCACTTGTTGTGTCTGTATCAGGTTTTAAAGAATCACTATCATCAACTAAACCTGTTACTGGAGGAACTGAATCAATATTTTCATCTTCATTAGACTCTGATTGACTTAAATGATTTTGATTACTCTTACTTGCTTGTAAGTGATCATAATTTTGATTATCATCGTTATCTTTAACTTCAGAACTATCATCTTGAACACTTTTTGGTTCCACAGATTCTACGGGTTCTGCTGGTTGTGGTGTTGAGTAACCATCGTCACCTGGAGCCTCTTCAACATCATTTTTATTATCATCAAAACTATCCTGTCCATTGGACGGAATTAAATTGTACTTTTTTAAATCTTCAGGACTTACGGATCCTTGCATACCATCAGTTGTTTGAGGTACACGAGAACCACCAGAAGTATTGTTTTTGTTATTCTCGGCCATTAAAAACCAACCTCCTACTTTCTATCCTTTAAAGCATATCATAAAATTTTAAAATTTTTCTTTAAAGATTTATAAAATAGGCTTAAATCTGTCAGTTTAACAATTATTTAATAAAAAAATGACCTTTTAATCGTGGATAAACTACAAATACACCCGCAGAAATAATCAAAGCTTTTATGATATTGAATGGAATAACAGCTGTAACAACATATTTTGTCAAACTCATATTAAGTTGCATCCCTACAACATTCATATACAACGGCATAACTATGAAGTAATTCATTAAGGACATTACAAGTGTCATCGAAATAGTTCCCACAACGACCGCCATAATTTTCTTGTCCTTTTTCCAAAAATAACCAAATGGTAATAGCAATGAAATTCCTCCAACTATGTTAGCACCATTACCAATAACTCCGGCGACACCTGATCCAGTGATTAACCAGTGACAAACCGCCTTAATAACGGCTATCAAACTGCCCCCAATTGGACCATATGCTAATGTTCCAATAATAGTTACCACATCACTTAAATCTACTTTTAAAAATGGTAACCAGAATAAAACTGGAAATTCAAAAAACATAATGATAGCAGCCAGTGCGGAAAATATGGCTACTCCAATCATTGCGTGAAATTTGTACGTACTTCTTCCCATAAAATCAACCTTTCCCGCCGATTTCCAAAAGAAAAGAGGTCTATTTGAATATACCTAAATAGGGCATACGCAAACAGACCTCTCTGTTTTCTTTCATCTAGACTTTAACTATCGGTCTGGGAATCAAACCCAGTCGGCCAGCAAAATGCTGGGTCGCGGACTATACCGCCGGTCGGGAATCACACCCTGCCCTGAAAACCAACTTATTAAATTTTTCACTATTAATATATCAAACTAACGTCTATCTTTCAACTGTGCAACTTCAAGTCTTGTTAAATTTCTATATTTACCAGATACCAAACCATCTAATGTTAAGAAACCATATTTCTCACGAGCCAATTTCTCAACTGGATGACCAACGGCTGCAAACATATTCTTTACTTGATGATTATGTCCTTCATGAATCACCATTTTTACAAGTGAAGTATTCTTTTTAGTGTCCTTTGACATGATATGTACTTTAGCACGTGAAGTCGTATAATCCTTTAGTTTCAGACCATTCTCTAGCTTTTTAATTTCTTCAACTGTCAAAAAGCCTTGGACCTTTGCAATATATGTTTTTTCAACATGATATCTTGGGTGCATCAATAGATTGGCAAAATCACCATCATTAGTTAACAACAATAAGCCAGAAGTATCATAATCTAATCTTCCAATCGGATATACACGTTCATCAACATCTTCCAAAAGATCTGTAACAACTTTTCTATTCTTATCATCCTTAACAGCAGAAATAACACCACGGGGCTTATACATCAAGATATAGCGTTTCTTCTCACTATGAAGTGGCATTCCATCTACTTCAATTTTATCGCTATGATCTACTTTAATTCCCATTTCTCTAACTGTTTTACCGTTAACCACAACGTGTCCTTCAGAAATCATTTGTTCTGACTTCCTACGCGAAGCTACACCTGCGTCTGCCATAAATTTTTGTAATCTAATTTTTTCCATCAAAATCTCCTATGTTCTCAGTTTCATCATTTTCAAATTTTTCTATTTCAGGTAATTCTTTTAAATTCTTAATACCAAAATAATCAAAGAAATAATCCGTAACCACATATAGATTAGGATGTCCGGGAACATTCTTCTTCCCATCCTCCTTGATTAAATTCCTAGCTAGAAGTGTGTTGATACTTCCGGAACTTTGAACTCCACGTATATCATCAATCTCAATTCTAGTTATTGGTTGTCGGTACGCCACAATTGACAATACCTCTAACGCTGCTTGACTCAGCTTGGTTCCTAAGCCAGATTTGAAATACTTGGTTAATACGTCACTATATACGGATTTGGTAATCAATTTATATTGAGAATTAAAGTTAGCTAGCTTAATACCTGAATTTTCATCACTATCCAACTTAATCTCTAATTGTTCAATATTTTGTCTTAATGCTGCACTATCTATTTCAAGTAACTGTGCTAAATCGTGTTCCTTTATCCCTTGATCTCCAGCAACAAAAAGTAATGCCATAATTTTTGCTTGATACACTATTATTAATTCCTCAATTCAATTATTAATTCACTATCAAGATTTTCTTGAGTCGCCGTTATTTGTTGCTTACTCACCATTTCAAGTATAGCTATAAAATCAGTAACAACTTCCTCAATATTATCTTGTAACTTTAAAAGTGACTTAAACGTTGTTCTTTTAACACTTGATAATTTATCCAAAATATTTTCTGTAGCATCTTTTATTGACAAGACTTCATTTTG
This region includes:
- a CDS encoding dihydrofolate reductase, with product MKISFVWAEDKNHIIGKDGKLPWSLPNDMLRFKNITTGHPIVMGRKTYESFPNGPLLNRLNIVLSRNENYKVPNSVVLITDKSQLSEYVKPDEEVMVIGGSSIFEIFKDDVDRLYLTRIDHEFGGDTVMPRIDYDKFVLVEKKEGVMDDKNIYPYTFKTYQKKIN
- a CDS encoding thymidylate synthase, producing MANTNEQQYLDLLNYVLNNGHKKSDRTGTGTISTFGYQMRFDLSKSFPLLTTKKVPFGLIKSELLWFLHGDTNIRYLLEHKNHIWDEWAFKKYIESTDYSGPDMTDFGRRSLVDEEFAKEYKIQKSAFDKNILENEDFADKYGDLGLVYGSQWRHWQKRDGGFIDQIENVIEQIKTTPDSRRMIVSAWNPEDVPTMALPPCHTMFQFYVNDGKLSCQLYQRSGDLFLGVPFNIASYALLTHLVARETGLEVGDFVHTLGDAHIYLNHIDQVKTQLSRDVHEGPQLEINSDKSMFDLDTKDIKVTGYDPEPAIKAPVAV
- a CDS encoding ABC-F family ATP-binding cassette domain-containing protein: MKTLNITNAYKSFGERTLFKNVTFTIGEGDRIGLLGLNGAGKTTLLDGIIHPEDLNSIGLEKPKNYKITYLTQQPELDENLSVIDSVFAGSGEKFQLIRKYERALENFNNNSTDTNIQNDFFKLQEQMNAAEAWQMESDVKSILNKLGITELNKKVADLSGGQQRRVALAQTLISDSDLLILDEPTNHLDYEAIDWLEGYLNKYKGSVLFVTHDRYFLNTVATRIFELENRNVTEYDGNYEKYLSQKSDNEEIYASEQHHKTQMYKKELDWMRAGVKARGTKQQARIDRFKGLKEDLNDKPDVQQDMSIDIAQQRLGNDVFDIKDASLQFDNKKIIDDFSYLITKGDRIGVTGANGSGKTTFLNTITGKIPLDSGNIKTGQTVKIGYYTQYTEDMDPDKRVIMYLEGIGQNVRNTDGERMSASQLLDTFKFDHQMQSAFIRELSGGEKRRLYLLSILMNQPNVLLLDEPTNNLDIETLTILENYLESFRGTVLAVSHDRYFLDKIADKLLIFTGNGQIKESYDSYSGYLQKMNEKQQAKHHEEKEKKQAVTKSKKPEEKTKLTYAEKIEFDKLEPKIEKLDDEISKLNDQLADDANGYQDLMDFQRQLDEKNAEADKMMERWEYLGSFE
- a CDS encoding CCA tRNA nucleotidyltransferase; protein product: MRIKQLPSDFKKALPVLEEIEKAGFEAYFVGGSVRDHILGLPIHDVDIATSAYPEEIKTIFNRTIDTGIQHGTVTVLFEEDSYEITTFRTESGYQDFRRPDSVTFVRSLEDDLKRRDFTINALAVDRNGRVIDKFDGLADLNKRVIRAVGKAEERFHEDALRMMRAVRFQSQLGFTVEAETAIAIKDNAHLLNKIAIERIREEFIKLMLGKSWQIGFSDFLNLDLFEYCPSFNDQKSNLEKLLKLDDKSFVDEQSAWTAIGYVMDLEPNQFNKMLRDWKVSNKSREISVATDKMLKQFKSGNFDIWDIYCLGVSNFDRVKSLCQLFRIEFDDDTLTQKVVNIPIESSHDLAITGNDVIKILGIKPGPEIGKYMSDLEHKVVEGNVYNNFDKLREYLLSK
- a CDS encoding tetratricopeptide repeat protein: MTKADEVMNTIDDGDFSNVDTLINESLQQDDDQTQFSLAETLMSRGLSVQAKIIYEHLLQFYPDEGQVLSRLAEIAVSDGDSDKALDYISQIDSDSPAYAENLLVSADIYQSQGLYEVSEQKLLTGIRTFPEEDVFKFAIAELYFDENLFSKALVYYDMLLDAGIDNYSGISIVLRKASSLAGDGQYEEAISEFEKLNAIELNEDAQYQLGFLYNQVKDYNKSIQTLEKLLEINHDYPTAYSILADDYLNIKKNDDAFKYAQLGLNLNELDERLYQIAFDAGVSEQPDEALKIIQKGIKTVETPLPLIIRLSDFYVTQGQYKNNLDLLSDVDINGNPKLTWNLAKSYFETDDIKKAQENILLVLDDYKDNLDYLTDVIEILRSSGDKDALKAALTLYLKQDPDNSEMQDLMDQI
- a CDS encoding HU family DNA-binding protein, yielding MANKAELIDSVATKTGLTKKDATSAVDAVFESIQENLSEGNKVQLIGFGNFEVRQRAARKGRNPQTGEEIKIPASKVPAFKPGKALKDSVK